In Lepidochelys kempii isolate rLepKem1 chromosome 10, rLepKem1.hap2, whole genome shotgun sequence, a single window of DNA contains:
- the BCL2A1 gene encoding bcl-2-related protein A1 → MESSEYRYVYYLVQDYLKYILQEPQLGPAPSRVAHVLRNAASFLQKENEESLKPCLDTLDITSVDAARRIFTQIMDEEFADGNTNWGRILTIFMFGGILSKRLQEHRVQLTGDNKEQISYFITGYIINNKAEWIEANGGWENGFLPMFEEKRSWLSLFNIKAKIMDAFSFFSQYY, encoded by the exons ATGGAAAGCTCTGAGTACCGCTATGTTTACTATTTAGTCCAAGATTATCTGAAATACATTCTTCAGGAACCACAGCTTGGACCAGCCCCAAGCAGAGTTGCTCATGTCTTAAGAAACGCTGCATCCTTTCTGCAAAAGGAAAATGAAGAGAGTCTGAAACCATGTTTGGACACACTTGATATTACCTCTGTAGATGCTGCCAGAAGAATTTTCACTCAAATCATGGATGAAGAATTTGCCGATGGAAACACTAACTGGGGACGGATTTTGACAATATTTATGTTTGGAGGAATTCTTTCTAAGAGGCTTCAAGAACACAGAGTTCAGCTTACAGGAGATAATAAAGAGCAGATTTCTTATTTCATCACGGGGTACATTATAAACAACAAGGCTGAGTGGATAGAGGCAAATGGAGGTTGG GAAAACGGCTTCCTACCTATGTTTGAGGAAAAACGATCATGGCTGTCCTTATTCAACATTAAAGCAAAAATCATGGATGCTTTTTCCTTCTTCAGTCAGTACTATTGA